In Robbsia sp. KACC 23696, a single window of DNA contains:
- a CDS encoding SRPBCC family protein — MKPNSVLPLVPLAFDDAFFAGLDSSALPVGQAETLPPQCYTDPAFYEFEKEAVFNHEWLCVGRADWVAKPGDYFTTTIINEPLLIARNARNEVKAMSAVCQHRAMLVAEGSGNARAFLCPYHHWAYSLDGDLIAAPAMDATEGFDKKAFCLPTLLVEIWQGFIFVNFDKAAAPLAPRLTALDPVLANFELDRAEGPRPPEAAHFPWNWKVMFENNNDGYHANRLHHGPLHDFVPSALASFPDSLPDDTAGYYRFNGTIHPDAAFNPTQKALFPVFPKLTSEERNRMLFANVPPTLSLVVTVDSVIYMILRADAAGTHHMDQGVLYAPGAMKDPLFQKRVEMSFSAVSDIVAQDLHVDELVQKGLQSRFAIRGRYSWQERAQQELNAWLVPRYHAARERVKEAGVARGKLEGAQAKLASIDVVTAG, encoded by the coding sequence ATGAAGCCGAATTCCGTTCTCCCCCTGGTGCCGCTCGCATTCGATGACGCGTTTTTCGCGGGTTTGGACTCAAGCGCCTTGCCGGTCGGCCAGGCCGAGACCTTGCCGCCCCAGTGCTATACCGATCCCGCTTTCTATGAATTCGAGAAAGAAGCGGTCTTCAATCACGAATGGCTCTGTGTCGGGCGCGCGGACTGGGTGGCCAAACCCGGCGATTACTTCACCACGACGATCATCAACGAGCCGTTGTTGATCGCGCGCAATGCCCGTAACGAAGTCAAGGCGATGTCGGCCGTCTGCCAGCATCGCGCCATGCTCGTCGCCGAAGGCAGCGGCAATGCCCGCGCCTTCCTCTGTCCGTATCACCACTGGGCCTACTCGCTCGACGGCGATCTGATCGCCGCGCCGGCGATGGATGCCACCGAAGGCTTCGACAAGAAGGCGTTCTGTCTGCCCACGCTGTTGGTCGAAATCTGGCAAGGCTTTATCTTCGTCAACTTCGACAAGGCCGCCGCGCCGCTGGCACCGCGCCTGACCGCCCTCGATCCGGTGCTGGCCAACTTCGAACTCGATCGCGCCGAAGGGCCGCGTCCCCCGGAAGCCGCACATTTTCCGTGGAACTGGAAGGTCATGTTCGAGAACAACAACGACGGCTATCATGCCAACCGGCTGCATCACGGCCCCTTGCACGATTTCGTGCCGAGCGCGCTGGCGTCGTTCCCCGACAGTCTGCCGGACGATACGGCCGGCTACTACCGCTTCAACGGCACGATTCACCCCGATGCCGCGTTCAATCCGACGCAGAAAGCGCTGTTCCCGGTGTTTCCGAAACTGACGAGCGAAGAACGCAATCGGATGCTGTTCGCCAATGTGCCGCCCACGCTGTCCCTGGTCGTCACCGTCGATAGCGTGATCTACATGATCCTGCGTGCCGATGCGGCAGGCACCCATCACATGGATCAAGGCGTGCTGTACGCGCCGGGCGCGATGAAGGATCCGCTGTTTCAAAAGCGTGTCGAGATGTCTTTCAGCGCGGTCTCCGACATCGTCGCGCAGGATCTGCATGTCGACGAACTCGTGCAAAAGGGACTGCAGTCGCGCTTTGCGATCCGCGGACGCTACTCCTGGCAGGAACGCGCGCAACAGGAGTTGAATGCCTGGCTCGTGCCGCGCTATCACGCGGCGCGTGAGCGCGTGAAAGAAGCGGGCGTGGCGCGTGGCAAGCTCGAAGGCGCGCAAGCCAAGCTCGCTTCCATCGACGTCGTCACCGCAGGGTGA
- a CDS encoding ABC transporter substrate-binding protein, translated as MTSRRHFLQMLGSSAAVGTPLFDTLFTGQRLLGGMAGTAALAAGLGASTNAQAADAPLTIAFPVDVPSWDPLVRVAPNPISIYRCVFDAALDIDEKGALSPAFVTAWRWQDAAGTVLELDLRDDVYFHNGDKASSDDFKFTYFDRLHADKTLQVGGVWWALEKIETPTPTKAVMHFKAPMVSAPAYLAYLGGYLMPRRYFEKVGKDGFIAKPVGSGPYRLTDYQPDSRITLTAFDKHWRGAPKIRDVVFQVVKDSTARISAVQAGQSGFAAGLPLKQTVRLGTSPGLASKVTPTSDTYLIHMINAGPTAEKNVRLAMHHAIDKAALARAFFSDVPKPQSTPAAPGTPAYDPSYTFAHDPALATSLLAASGFSPAKPVKLPFLATNGAYPGDLDMARAIVQMWKQVGIDAQLTVIEPVQFFTQAAAGTLAGPVLWMWQNGSGDPELSAGSYLNPKGPFAVWRSADISAYLDPLTTQTDEAKRIAGYKVFHRWAVEQGYALPLLQGIATAAYKHSVNYTPFLSGWMLPDYWSA; from the coding sequence ATGACAAGCCGTAGACATTTTCTTCAGATGCTGGGCAGCAGTGCTGCCGTTGGCACGCCGCTGTTCGATACCCTGTTCACGGGCCAGCGCCTGCTGGGCGGCATGGCCGGCACTGCGGCACTGGCCGCGGGACTGGGCGCCAGCACGAACGCACAGGCGGCCGACGCGCCGCTGACGATTGCCTTCCCGGTCGACGTGCCCTCGTGGGATCCGCTGGTCCGCGTCGCGCCGAATCCGATCTCGATCTATCGCTGCGTCTTCGATGCCGCGCTCGACATCGATGAGAAAGGCGCGCTGTCGCCGGCCTTCGTCACGGCATGGCGCTGGCAAGACGCAGCCGGTACCGTGCTCGAATTGGACCTGCGCGACGATGTGTATTTCCACAACGGCGACAAGGCAAGCAGCGACGATTTCAAGTTCACCTACTTCGACCGCCTGCATGCCGATAAGACCTTGCAGGTCGGCGGCGTGTGGTGGGCACTGGAGAAGATCGAGACGCCGACGCCGACGAAGGCCGTCATGCACTTCAAGGCGCCGATGGTCTCGGCGCCGGCCTACCTCGCCTATCTGGGCGGCTATCTGATGCCGCGCAGGTATTTCGAGAAAGTCGGCAAAGACGGTTTCATCGCCAAGCCGGTCGGCTCGGGCCCCTATCGCCTGACCGACTATCAGCCCGACTCGCGCATCACCTTGACCGCCTTCGACAAGCATTGGCGCGGCGCGCCGAAGATTCGCGATGTCGTATTTCAGGTGGTCAAGGACTCGACCGCCCGGATCTCCGCGGTACAGGCCGGCCAAAGCGGCTTCGCGGCAGGTCTGCCGCTGAAGCAGACCGTGCGCTTGGGTACGTCGCCCGGTCTGGCCAGCAAGGTGACGCCGACCAGCGACACCTATCTGATTCACATGATCAACGCCGGCCCGACGGCAGAAAAAAACGTTCGCCTCGCGATGCATCATGCGATCGACAAAGCCGCCCTTGCCCGCGCCTTCTTCAGCGACGTGCCCAAGCCGCAATCGACGCCCGCCGCACCGGGCACGCCGGCCTATGATCCGTCATACACCTTCGCACACGATCCGGCCCTTGCAACAAGCTTGCTGGCGGCCTCCGGCTTCAGTCCGGCCAAACCGGTCAAGCTGCCCTTCCTGGCCACGAACGGCGCCTATCCCGGCGACCTCGACATGGCTCGCGCGATTGTCCAGATGTGGAAACAGGTCGGCATCGACGCGCAATTGACCGTCATCGAGCCGGTCCAGTTCTTCACGCAAGCCGCCGCCGGCACGCTGGCCGGCCCGGTGCTCTGGATGTGGCAGAACGGCAGCGGCGATCCGGAATTGTCAGCCGGCAGCTATTTGAACCCGAAAGGACCGTTCGCCGTCTGGCGTAGCGCGGACATTTCGGCCTACCTCGACCCGCTCACGACGCAGACCGACGAAGCGAAGCGCATCGCCGGTTACAAAGTCTTCCATCGCTGGGCGGTGGAGCAAGGTTATGCATTGCCGTTGCTGCAGGGCATCGCCACGGCGGCGTACAAGCATTCCGTGAATTACACGCCGTTCCTCAGCGGCTGGATGCTCCCGGATTATTGGTCGGCCTGA
- a CDS encoding porin, producing the protein MRGTLTRAIFAAMMALGGAGVAHAQSNVTLYGIIDAGITYVSNQSGNHQFKFEDGANFGNRWGLKGSEDLGGGLRAIFDLQNGFALGTGALRQNGAEFGREAFVGLSSDKYGTLTFGNQYDFIFDTITPFNVNGYASVYSGHMGNFDRISGVQVPNSVKYMSKSYSGLTFGAMYGFGNTAGNFHRNSSYSGSIAYTHGGFSTGAVYTRLYNVGIYPYAQIGVTQFLGQTVATRNADGSVNDLYYTTPFTVDRDSTAAVGASYQIGKVTVVGNFTSTNLRYGSNSATMNVYEAGAMYAPAPDVLLIGGWEYTTFAGAHWHQPTLGAQYYLSKRTSFYANVTYLRASSGVDANQGAGFYSLPSNTQTQIVSRIAMIHRF; encoded by the coding sequence ATGCGCGGCACGCTGACCCGCGCGATCTTCGCGGCCATGATGGCCTTGGGCGGCGCAGGCGTGGCGCATGCGCAAAGCAACGTTACGCTGTACGGCATCATCGATGCAGGCATCACCTATGTCAGCAATCAGAGCGGCAACCATCAGTTCAAATTCGAAGACGGTGCGAACTTCGGCAATCGCTGGGGCTTGAAAGGCAGCGAAGACCTGGGCGGCGGCTTGAGAGCGATCTTCGATCTGCAGAACGGCTTCGCACTCGGCACCGGCGCGCTGCGCCAGAACGGCGCCGAATTCGGCCGCGAGGCGTTCGTCGGCCTGTCATCGGATAAGTACGGCACGTTGACCTTCGGCAATCAATACGATTTCATCTTCGATACGATCACGCCGTTCAACGTCAATGGCTATGCCAGCGTGTACTCGGGGCATATGGGCAACTTCGACCGCATCTCCGGTGTTCAAGTGCCCAACTCGGTGAAGTATATGAGCAAGTCTTACAGCGGCCTGACGTTCGGCGCGATGTACGGCTTCGGCAATACCGCCGGGAATTTCCATCGAAACAGCTCGTACAGCGGCTCGATCGCCTACACGCACGGCGGCTTCAGTACCGGGGCCGTCTATACGCGCCTGTACAACGTCGGTATTTATCCCTACGCGCAGATCGGCGTCACGCAATTCCTCGGCCAGACCGTCGCGACCCGAAATGCAGACGGCAGCGTGAACGATCTCTATTACACGACCCCCTTCACCGTCGACCGCGATTCGACAGCGGCCGTGGGCGCCAGCTATCAGATAGGCAAGGTCACCGTCGTCGGCAACTTCACCTCGACGAACCTCCGCTACGGCAGCAATAGCGCCACGATGAATGTGTATGAAGCGGGTGCCATGTACGCGCCGGCGCCCGATGTGCTGCTGATCGGCGGCTGGGAATACACGACGTTCGCCGGTGCGCATTGGCATCAACCGACACTCGGCGCGCAATACTACCTGTCCAAGCGGACGTCGTTCTACGCCAACGTCACCTATCTGCGTGCGTCTTCGGGCGTCGATGCCAACCAAGGCGCCGGCTTCTACTCGCTGCCGTCCAATACGCAGACGCAGATCGTCTCGCGGATCGCCATGATCCACCGCTTCTGA
- the otnI gene encoding 2-oxo-tetronate isomerase, translating to MLRFAANLSFLYPDLDFLDRFAAAERDGFAAVEYLFPYAYEASVLTDRLQRCHLQQALFNAPPGDWAAGERGIAALAGREDAFKAGIDLALRYAEALGNRVIHVMAGIVPDAAPGASAAARDIYLENLAYAAALAGVEGRVILIEPINTRDVPGYFLNYQADALAVCRDVGSPHLKVQMDLYHAQIMEGDLAMRLRGMADAIGHIQIAGVPDRHEPDRGEVDYDYLFSVIEALGYGGWIGCEYRPVGDTSRGLDWLRTLRAAGRADGPAQTDALAVQVASALGGLGV from the coding sequence ATGCTGCGGTTTGCCGCCAATCTCAGCTTCCTCTACCCCGATCTGGATTTTCTCGATCGCTTTGCCGCAGCCGAGCGAGACGGCTTCGCGGCCGTCGAATATCTGTTTCCGTATGCCTACGAGGCATCGGTCCTGACCGATCGGTTGCAGCGCTGTCATCTGCAGCAGGCGCTATTCAATGCGCCTCCAGGGGATTGGGCCGCAGGCGAGCGGGGTATCGCGGCGCTGGCGGGCCGGGAGGATGCGTTCAAGGCCGGTATCGATCTAGCGCTGCGGTATGCCGAGGCATTGGGTAATCGGGTCATTCATGTCATGGCCGGCATCGTGCCGGACGCGGCGCCGGGCGCGTCGGCGGCGGCGCGCGATATTTATCTCGAAAATCTGGCCTATGCGGCCGCCTTGGCGGGTGTCGAGGGCCGCGTGATCCTGATCGAACCGATCAATACCCGTGACGTTCCCGGCTACTTTCTGAATTACCAGGCCGATGCGCTGGCGGTCTGTCGCGACGTCGGCAGTCCCCATTTGAAGGTGCAAATGGACCTGTATCACGCGCAGATCATGGAGGGCGACCTCGCCATGCGTCTGCGCGGCATGGCCGACGCGATCGGCCATATTCAGATTGCCGGGGTGCCCGATCGCCACGAGCCGGATCGCGGCGAGGTCGATTACGACTACTTGTTCTCCGTGATCGAGGCGCTCGGCTATGGCGGCTGGATCGGCTGTGAATATCGCCCGGTAGGCGACACCTCGCGTGGCCTCGATTGGTTGCGCACCCTCCGTGCCGCGGGACGGGCAGACGGCCCGGCGCAAACGGACGCTCTGGCGGTTCAAGTCGCCAGTGCCTTGGGTGGACTCGGCGTATGA
- a CDS encoding alpha/beta hydrolase → MRCLLGMVLSVGTLGLAACSPVGALNALTPRHTYVLQSDIAYGSVARQRLDVYVPRQAAGTANTASTAVAGSSPTGDDPARGVSRLTSSSMPIVVFVYGGSWQNGDRADYRFAGEALASAGFVTVIPDYRVYPETIFPGFVEDAAAAVAWARAHAADYGADPRRLFLVGHSAGAQIVALLATDNRYLHAQGLDKSMIAGLVGLAGPYDFLPLQDDTLKKVFPLDRREASQPIHFVDGREPPVFLGVGNADKTVDPGNTERFAARLEQAGDRVTVRHYPKLNHALTIGVVGAPLRFLAPVRRDVVSFIRQTSAALP, encoded by the coding sequence ATGAGGTGTTTGCTCGGGATGGTCCTTTCCGTGGGGACGTTGGGCTTGGCTGCGTGTTCGCCGGTGGGCGCGCTGAATGCGTTGACGCCTCGCCACACTTATGTCTTGCAAAGCGATATTGCGTATGGGAGCGTGGCGCGGCAACGGCTCGACGTCTACGTTCCAAGGCAGGCAGCCGGAACGGCAAACACCGCATCGACGGCCGTGGCCGGGTCGTCACCGACAGGTGACGACCCTGCGCGCGGGGTCTCCCGGCTGACATCGTCATCGATGCCGATCGTCGTATTTGTTTATGGCGGCAGTTGGCAGAATGGGGATCGTGCCGATTATCGCTTTGCTGGCGAAGCGCTGGCATCGGCCGGCTTTGTGACGGTCATCCCCGATTATCGTGTCTATCCTGAAACGATTTTCCCGGGATTCGTCGAGGATGCGGCGGCGGCGGTCGCATGGGCGCGCGCGCATGCCGCCGATTACGGCGCGGATCCGCGACGCCTGTTTCTGGTCGGACATTCGGCGGGCGCCCAGATCGTCGCCCTGCTTGCGACCGATAATCGCTACCTTCACGCACAGGGGCTGGATAAATCGATGATCGCCGGTTTGGTCGGCCTGGCCGGACCTTACGATTTCCTGCCTTTGCAAGACGACACGCTAAAGAAAGTTTTCCCGCTCGATCGCCGCGAGGCGAGTCAGCCGATCCACTTTGTCGATGGTCGGGAGCCGCCGGTTTTTCTAGGCGTCGGCAATGCGGACAAGACCGTGGACCCAGGAAACACCGAGCGCTTCGCGGCACGCCTGGAACAGGCGGGTGACCGCGTGACCGTGCGTCATTATCCGAAGTTGAACCACGCGCTGACGATCGGCGTCGTGGGGGCGCCGTTGCGTTTCCTGGCGCCGGTGCGTCGGGACGTGGTGTCGTTCATTCGGCAGACTTCAGCGGCCTTGCCTTGA